TGCTGACAAGAGCTTTTCGCTTGGTGTAAGGCGAAATTACATAAGCTACCGAGCGATGACCGTCAACGCGATCAGGGCCATTTTGGGAATCATCTTCAATGACAAAGATGGCTGTCTCTTTCCACAGAGGGGACTTAGAAATTTTTTCCACTAACAAACCAACAGCATAATCATTATCAGCCATTTGTAGTTCGGCCGTGTTCAAACCAGCCACAGCATTGTTGAAGTTACCAAAGTGGTCGTGATGCAAACGTACCAACGATAAATTGGGCAGCTCGTTCTTTTTTAAATAGCGATCAATGTCACGCGCCCATTCGTTGTACGGATAAATATCTGGATGCTTCTGGTCGTAACCTCGGAAATAGATGTCAGTATTATCCTGCAATACGACCTTACCGACTGGAGATTGAGGAATATTATCTGCGAAAGGCGTTGGAGAAATGGGAATGTAGAGTGGGTTATTAGGATCGGGCTTAGTGGGATCGACCTGTGCGTTACTAGTGTTGTAGTAAGCAAGATCGATGAAAAATCCGTAATTACGGACACTTTTACCAGCACGTAGCGCTGCATCTTTGTCATTGGTCTTTATAAAAATCTATTATTTTTTATATTTTTTGATAAATTAGCCAAGGTTGATAATCATAATAGAAAGAAAAAGGAGTGGGGAGTAGAGAGAAAAAAAATTTTCATTGGTTTTTGTGTAAGAAAGTACATGATGGCTACTTCTATGATGAAATTAATTTTAAAAACCGCAGAGGCGCTTCAGAACGCAGAGGAAAATAATATCAATTTGAAAAGAGAATGCAACAGGTAGTTGAGCGAACATATTACTAGGCAAGACTTTCTCAATCTAAAATATAAAATATAAAATCGTTAGACAAATGACTGTTTAATTGGAATTTCAATTATGAATTCTGTACCTTTTCCACGGGTAGATTGGCAGTAGAGATTGCCACCGTGTTTTTTCACAATAATTTCATAGCTGATAGATAACCCCAATCCGTTTCTTTCAACAGGTTTTGTTGTAAAGAAAGGAGCGAATAATTTTGCTTTGGTCTCTTCATCGATTCCTAAACCGTTATCAGTAATATGAATAGCTACTTTATTGTCTCCACTCATTGTTGTGCAAATTTTAATTCGACTGGGTTCCTGTTTAATTTCTTCAAACGAACGCTGTTGATTGTATTTCTCTAACGCATCAATGGCATTGGTGAGAATATTCATAAAAACTTGATTGAGTTGCCCAGCCCAACATTCAACAAGGGGCAATTCACCATATTCTTTAACAACTTCGATGTTGGGACGCTTGTGTGTTGCCTTGAAGCGGTAATTTAAAATAGCGATCGCACTATCAATTCCCTCATGAATATTGACGGCTTTCATGTGAGCTTCATCTATCCGGGAAAAATTTCGCATTGATTTAATAATTTCTTGAATGCGTTGTGCGCCTGATGTAATTGAATTAAACAGCTTTAAAATATCATTTTGAACAAAATCGATGTCAATTTTTTCCATTTTTGCTTGAATGCGAGGAGTTGGATTTGGGTAATCTTCTTGATAAAGACGCAGGAGATTGAGTATATCGTGGGTGTACTCGCTTGCATAAAGAAGATTACCGTAAATAAAATTCACGGGGTTGTTAATCTCATGAGCAATTCCAGTAACCATTTGTCCTAAGGTGGACAATTTCTCATTTTGAATCAGCTTAATTTGCATTTTTTGCAAGTCATCATAGGCTTGAGTCACTTCTACAACTTTTTTCTCTAACAAAGCATTTTTCTGTTCT
This genomic interval from Scytonema hofmannii PCC 7110 contains the following:
- a CDS encoding sensor histidine kinase encodes the protein MNLVTEQNATVLIVDDNPANLSVLSDALDQAGLEVWVAKSGKVALERVKYALPNLILLDVMMPEMDGFETCRQLKASPETKDIPVIFMTALSDTANKVEGFQVGAVDYITKPFQQEEVLSRVQLHLKLHDLSEKLEQKNALLEKKVVEVTQAYDDLQKMQIKLIQNEKLSTLGQMVTGIAHEINNPVNFIYGNLLYASEYTHDILNLLRLYQEDYPNPTPRIQAKMEKIDIDFVQNDILKLFNSITSGAQRIQEIIKSMRNFSRIDEAHMKAVNIHEGIDSAIAILNYRFKATHKRPNIEVVKEYGELPLVECWAGQLNQVFMNILTNAIDALEKYNQQRSFEEIKQEPSRIKICTTMSGDNKVAIHITDNGLGIDEETKAKLFAPFFTTKPVERNGLGLSISYEIIVKKHGGNLYCQSTRGKGTEFIIEIPIKQSFV